The following are from one region of the Lacinutrix sp. Bg11-31 genome:
- a CDS encoding YheT family hydrolase, giving the protein MPILTTTYKPKFIFRNGHLSTIYSGLLRKVEGVTQKRERLTLPDNDFLDLDWSYTTKKTNQLLIVLHGLEGNAQRHYMLGSAKMANQNNIDAVCVNFRGCSGEVNNSFQSYHSGKTDDLASVLKHITEQFHYDTIYLKGFSLGGNVILKYLGENNQIPKQVKGAVTVSVPVFLRGSLEKLMSIENVLYSKKFLKNLRAKLKGKQELFPQNIKNEDLIAIKTLKDFDDFYTSKAHNFIDAYDYYEKSSSLPFLAGIKIPTLLINAQNDSFLSKECYPIEAAKQNEYLYLEMPKYGGHVGFCDSENIYYSEKRMLEFISKL; this is encoded by the coding sequence ATGCCAATATTAACCACAACATACAAACCTAAATTTATATTTAGAAATGGACACTTGTCGACCATTTACTCTGGACTATTAAGAAAAGTTGAAGGCGTTACCCAAAAGCGAGAGCGTCTAACGTTACCAGATAACGATTTTTTAGATTTAGATTGGAGTTATACAACCAAGAAAACAAACCAATTACTAATCGTTTTACATGGTTTAGAAGGCAATGCGCAACGCCATTATATGTTAGGCTCTGCAAAAATGGCAAACCAAAATAATATAGATGCAGTTTGTGTTAATTTTCGAGGTTGTAGTGGAGAAGTTAATAACAGTTTTCAATCGTACCATTCTGGTAAAACAGACGACTTAGCTTCGGTTTTAAAACACATAACAGAGCAGTTTCATTATGATACTATTTATCTAAAAGGATTTAGCCTTGGAGGTAATGTTATTTTAAAATATTTAGGAGAGAATAATCAAATTCCAAAACAAGTAAAAGGAGCAGTAACGGTTTCGGTTCCTGTGTTTTTAAGAGGTTCGTTAGAAAAATTAATGTCTATTGAAAACGTATTGTACTCTAAAAAGTTTTTAAAAAATTTAAGAGCTAAGCTGAAGGGAAAACAAGAATTATTTCCGCAGAATATTAAAAATGAAGATTTAATAGCGATAAAGACGTTAAAAGATTTTGATGACTTTTACACCTCTAAAGCACATAATTTTATTGATGCTTACGATTATTATGAAAAATCGAGTAGTCTTCCGTTTTTAGCAGGAATTAAAATACCTACGTTATTAATAAATGCACAAAACGATTCTTTTTTATCAAAAGAATGTTATCCAATTGAAGCAGCAAAACAGAATGAATATTTGTATTTAGAAATGCCAAAATATGGTGGCCATGTTGGTTTTTGCGATTCTGAAAATATTTATTATTCCGAAAAAAGAATGCTAGAGTTTATAAGTAAATTATAG
- a CDS encoding YifB family Mg chelatase-like AAA ATPase, with protein MLKKVFASAVFGVDASTITVEVNVNSGIGYHLVGLPDNAIKESNYRIAAALQNNGYKIPGKKITINMAPADLRKEGSAYDLTLAVGILAASKQIQANDLEDYLIMGELSLDGSLQPIKGALPIAIKAKEEGFKGFILPIQNAKEAAIVSDFKVYGIDNIKQIINFFDKSEAIEETIINTREEFYKNLDYPDFDFADVKGQEGIKRCMEIAAAGGHNIILVGPPGAGKTMLAKRLPSILPPMSLKEALETTKIHSVVGRVKANSGLMAQRPFRSPHHTISNVALVGGGSYPQPGEISLCHNGVLFLDELPEFKREVLEVMRQPLEDREVTISRAKFTVTYPSSFMLVASMNPSPSGYFNDPDSPITSSPAEMQRYLSKISGPLLDRIDIHIEVTPVPFDKLSDERKGESSIDIRKRVTEARERQTERFAESETVHYNAQMHVKQIRTHCKLDDASKALLKTAMERLNLSARAYDRILKVSRTIADLEGAKDIIGSHLSEAIQYRSLDREGWLG; from the coding sequence ATGCTCAAAAAAGTATTTGCCAGCGCTGTCTTTGGAGTCGATGCTTCCACAATAACTGTAGAGGTTAACGTTAATTCCGGAATTGGATATCACCTTGTAGGACTTCCAGACAATGCAATTAAAGAAAGCAATTACAGAATTGCAGCTGCTTTACAAAACAATGGTTACAAGATTCCTGGTAAAAAAATCACTATTAATATGGCACCTGCCGATTTACGAAAGGAAGGTTCTGCCTACGATTTAACTTTAGCGGTAGGTATTCTTGCAGCTTCTAAACAAATTCAAGCCAATGATTTAGAAGATTATCTAATTATGGGAGAGCTTTCCTTAGACGGAAGTTTACAGCCTATTAAAGGTGCTTTACCAATAGCTATAAAAGCTAAAGAAGAAGGTTTTAAAGGATTTATACTTCCTATTCAAAACGCAAAAGAAGCAGCAATCGTTAGTGATTTTAAAGTTTATGGTATCGATAATATTAAACAGATTATTAATTTTTTTGATAAAAGTGAAGCAATCGAAGAAACCATAATAAATACAAGAGAAGAATTTTATAAGAATTTAGATTATCCAGATTTCGATTTTGCAGACGTAAAAGGACAAGAAGGCATAAAACGTTGTATGGAAATTGCAGCAGCTGGTGGACATAATATTATTTTAGTTGGTCCACCAGGAGCAGGAAAAACAATGTTAGCCAAACGTTTACCTAGTATTCTGCCACCAATGTCTTTAAAAGAAGCTTTAGAAACCACAAAAATACATAGTGTTGTAGGCCGTGTAAAAGCTAATTCGGGCTTGATGGCTCAACGTCCTTTTAGAAGCCCACATCATACCATTTCTAATGTAGCACTTGTAGGAGGAGGTAGTTATCCACAACCTGGAGAAATATCTTTATGCCATAACGGCGTTTTGTTTTTAGATGAATTACCCGAATTTAAGAGAGAAGTTTTAGAAGTTATGAGGCAACCTCTAGAAGATAGAGAGGTTACCATTTCAAGAGCTAAATTTACTGTAACTTATCCATCATCATTTATGTTGGTAGCTAGTATGAATCCTAGTCCAAGTGGTTATTTTAACGATCCAGACTCGCCAATAACCTCAAGTCCTGCAGAAATGCAACGTTATTTAAGTAAAATTTCTGGACCATTGTTAGATAGAATAGATATTCATATTGAAGTAACGCCAGTTCCTTTCGATAAACTTTCCGATGAAAGAAAAGGCGAATCTTCAATAGACATAAGAAAACGTGTAACAGAAGCACGAGAAAGGCAAACAGAACGCTTTGCAGAATCTGAAACGGTACATTACAATGCGCAAATGCATGTAAAACAAATTAGAACGCATTGTAAGTTAGATGATGCCTCTAAAGCACTGTTAAAAACAGCTATGGAACGTTTAAACCTTTCCGCTAGAGCTTATGATAGAATCTTAAAAGTATCGCGAACAATTGCAGATTTAGAAGGCGCTAAAGATATTATTGGCAGTCATTTAAGCGAAGCCATTCAATATAGAAGTTTAGATAGAGAAGGTTGGTTGGGTTAG
- a CDS encoding sensor histidine kinase, whose translation MNNRLIYIFQEPMVSTAAERYLLIYMIGVLVIVTALVILFFIVFQKRKNKLLIDKIKQQQAFEEELSNAQTEIQEQTLKNIGWELHDNVGQLLAAASMQMNILKTQVSDEVKENFTEAASTVKQSLKEVRMLSRSLNNEVVLNIGFEQSIENELNRLKKLKFATAELHVKGEIVPFKNTKHEIIIFRILQEFFSNTVKYSQAKNLLVKLNYLEDKLIIVASDDGKGFDMETVQKGSGLLNMKSRAKLINTQYNLTSKIGEGVILELKYPYKHE comes from the coding sequence ATGAATAATCGCTTAATTTATATATTTCAAGAACCAATGGTTTCGACTGCTGCAGAACGCTATTTATTAATCTACATGATTGGTGTTTTGGTAATAGTAACAGCTTTAGTTATTTTATTCTTTATTGTTTTTCAGAAAAGGAAAAACAAACTGCTAATCGATAAAATTAAGCAACAACAAGCTTTTGAAGAGGAATTAAGTAATGCGCAAACCGAAATACAAGAGCAAACTTTAAAGAATATTGGTTGGGAATTACACGATAATGTAGGTCAATTACTAGCAGCAGCCAGTATGCAAATGAACATACTAAAAACACAAGTTAGTGATGAAGTAAAGGAAAACTTTACTGAAGCCGCAAGTACTGTAAAACAGAGTTTAAAGGAAGTTAGGATGCTATCTCGATCTCTAAATAACGAAGTGGTTTTAAATATTGGGTTTGAACAGTCTATTGAAAATGAGTTAAATAGACTTAAGAAATTAAAGTTTGCAACAGCAGAGTTACATGTTAAAGGAGAGATTGTTCCTTTTAAAAACACAAAACATGAAATTATTATTTTTAGAATACTTCAAGAATTCTTTTCGAACACCGTAAAATACTCTCAAGCTAAAAATCTATTAGTTAAATTAAATTATTTAGAAGATAAGCTTATTATAGTAGCAAGCGACGATGGAAAAGGTTTCGATATGGAAACAGTACAAAAAGGTTCTGGTTTATTAAATATGAAAAGTAGAGCAAAACTTATTAATACACAATATAATCTTACATCAAAGATTGGTGAAGGTGTAATATTGGAATTAAAGTATCCTTATAAGCACGAATAA